Proteins from a genomic interval of Stenotrophomonas sp. 24(2023):
- a CDS encoding dihydroorotase, producing the protein MSSTLITNARLVNEGRVFDADLRIENGRIARIDSGLAALPGEQVVDAAGRWLLPGMIDDQVHFREPGLTHKGDIATESAAAVAGGLTTFMDMPNTNPPTLNAEALQAKYDAAAGRARANYGFYMGASNDNLEHIQRLDPKTAPGIKVFMGASTGNMLVDNPDTLDAIFRDAPTPIITHCEDTPMIDALMKQYQAQYGDTLSAEQHPDIRSREACLKSSLLATSLAKKHGTRLHVLHISTADELALFERGPLIRADGTRKQITAETCIHFLRFDRTDYARLGNLIKCNPAIKDVADREALTAALVEDIIDVLATDHAPHTWEEKQKPYAQAPSGLPLVQYALVAALELVHEKKLDIARVVQKFAHAPAQLFDVAERGFLREGYFADLVLVEDTPFTVKREDILSKCGWSPFEGTTFHSRIASTWINGQLAWDGTKIVGPANGQRLAFNR; encoded by the coding sequence ATGTCCTCCACGCTCATCACCAACGCCCGCCTGGTCAATGAAGGCCGGGTCTTCGACGCCGACCTGCGCATCGAGAATGGACGCATCGCGCGCATCGACAGCGGCCTGGCCGCGCTTCCGGGTGAACAGGTGGTGGACGCCGCCGGCCGCTGGCTGCTGCCCGGCATGATCGACGACCAGGTGCACTTCCGCGAACCGGGCCTGACCCACAAGGGCGACATCGCCACCGAGTCGGCCGCCGCCGTGGCCGGTGGCCTGACCACCTTCATGGACATGCCCAACACCAACCCGCCCACGCTCAACGCTGAAGCGCTGCAGGCCAAGTACGATGCCGCCGCCGGCCGCGCGCGCGCCAACTATGGCTTCTACATGGGCGCCAGCAACGACAACCTGGAGCACATCCAGCGCCTGGACCCCAAGACCGCACCGGGCATCAAGGTGTTCATGGGCGCCTCCACCGGCAACATGCTGGTGGACAACCCGGACACCCTGGACGCGATCTTCCGCGACGCACCTACGCCGATCATCACGCACTGCGAAGACACGCCGATGATCGATGCGCTGATGAAGCAGTACCAGGCCCAGTACGGTGACACCCTCAGTGCCGAGCAGCACCCGGATATCCGTTCGCGCGAGGCCTGCCTGAAATCCTCGCTGCTGGCCACGTCGCTGGCGAAGAAGCACGGCACCCGCCTGCACGTGCTGCACATTTCCACCGCCGATGAGCTTGCCCTGTTCGAGCGCGGCCCGCTGATCCGCGCCGACGGCACCCGCAAGCAGATCACCGCCGAGACCTGCATCCACTTCCTGCGCTTCGACCGCACCGACTATGCGCGGCTGGGCAACCTGATCAAGTGCAACCCGGCCATCAAGGATGTCGCCGACCGCGAGGCGCTGACCGCTGCGCTGGTGGAGGACATCATCGACGTGCTGGCCACCGACCATGCCCCGCACACCTGGGAAGAGAAGCAGAAGCCGTATGCACAGGCACCGTCCGGCCTGCCGCTGGTGCAGTACGCGCTGGTGGCGGCGCTGGAACTGGTGCACGAGAAGAAGCTGGACATCGCCCGGGTGGTGCAGAAGTTCGCCCATGCCCCGGCCCAGCTGTTCGACGTGGCCGAGCGCGGCTTCCTGCGCGAAGGCTACTTCGCCGACCTGGTGCTGGTGGAGGACACGCCGTTCACCGTCAAGCGCGAAGACATCCTGTCCAAGTGCGGCTGGTCGCCGTTTGAAGGCACCACCTTCCATTCGCGCATCGCCTCGACCTGGATCAACGGCCAGCTGGCCTGGGACGGCACGAAGATCGTCGGTCCGGCCAACGGCCAGCGCCTGGCCTTCAACCGCTGA
- a CDS encoding M23 family metallopeptidase, translating to MRTALLALALAGAPALLLPALPAAAQAADSRVVFPASASQGAMVIGKVPAGSRVDYAGRTLRVSGYGSVVFGIGRDEKGPLQLQVQRPDGSRETVSLTVTPRDWPVERVNGVPPKTVNPPPAIAERIKREQAEVTAARARDDDRTDFAKPFIWPVQGRISGRFGNARVYNGQPGAGHSGMDIAVPTGTPVKAPAAGVVTFAGPDLYLTGGTLLIDHGYGISSNFLHLSRIDVKVGDRVEQGQVIAAVGATGRATGPHLHWGMNWFDTRIDPLLVLERK from the coding sequence ATGCGGACGGCATTGCTTGCGCTGGCACTGGCCGGCGCCCCTGCCCTGCTGCTGCCGGCCCTGCCGGCCGCGGCACAGGCCGCCGACAGCCGCGTGGTGTTCCCGGCCAGCGCCTCGCAGGGGGCCATGGTGATCGGCAAAGTGCCGGCCGGCAGCCGGGTGGACTACGCCGGCCGCACGCTGCGGGTCAGCGGCTACGGCAGCGTGGTGTTCGGCATCGGCCGCGACGAGAAGGGACCGTTGCAGCTGCAGGTGCAGCGTCCCGATGGCAGCCGGGAAACAGTGAGCCTGACCGTCACCCCGCGCGACTGGCCGGTGGAGCGCGTCAACGGCGTGCCGCCGAAGACCGTCAACCCGCCGCCGGCCATCGCCGAACGGATCAAGCGCGAACAGGCCGAAGTGACGGCCGCGCGCGCGCGCGATGACGACCGCACCGATTTCGCCAAGCCCTTCATCTGGCCGGTGCAGGGCCGCATCAGCGGCCGCTTCGGCAATGCCCGGGTCTACAACGGCCAGCCCGGCGCCGGCCATTCCGGCATGGACATCGCCGTACCCACCGGCACCCCGGTGAAGGCACCGGCAGCCGGCGTGGTCACCTTCGCCGGCCCGGACCTGTACCTGACCGGCGGCACGCTGCTGATCGACCACGGCTACGGCATCAGTTCCAACTTCCTGCACCTGTCCCGCATCGATGTGAAAGTGGGGGACCGGGTCGAGCAGGGCCAGGTGATCGCCGCGGTGGGCGCCACCGGCCGCGCCACCGGCCCGCACCTGCACTGGGGCATGAACTGGTTCGATACCCGCATCGACCCGCTGCTGGTGCTGGAACGCAAGTAA
- a CDS encoding phytoene/squalene synthase family protein has translation MSSALDSFLDKWRTRWPEWSVAEPFVPEAQRLRTVAWFALLQEFDDMLNTSGDPLPADAKLAWWGEELRSWAGQRSRHPLGRVLEPARAPWVQLADALPDIVEARSVAVDAAAAERALAGFAEAVAAVEAVLFEDAPGKGVLRKGAGRAVLLQTLAQRLYDAGVAGIPRALLAGTDVSAAPQRWAQQLLKGWAVRVPGPRPRRIWSTLARARLAAQAAGKPIEATPVRTLLRVWWAARG, from the coding sequence GTGAGCAGTGCGTTGGACAGTTTCCTCGACAAGTGGCGGACCCGCTGGCCGGAATGGTCGGTGGCCGAACCCTTCGTGCCCGAAGCGCAGCGCCTGCGCACCGTGGCCTGGTTCGCCTTGCTGCAGGAATTCGATGACATGCTCAACACCAGCGGCGACCCGCTGCCGGCCGATGCCAAGCTGGCCTGGTGGGGCGAGGAGCTGCGCAGCTGGGCCGGGCAGCGTTCGCGCCACCCGCTGGGGCGCGTGCTGGAACCGGCCCGCGCACCGTGGGTGCAGCTGGCCGATGCGCTGCCGGACATCGTCGAGGCGCGCAGTGTGGCTGTCGATGCCGCGGCTGCCGAGCGGGCCCTGGCGGGCTTCGCCGAGGCCGTGGCGGCGGTTGAAGCGGTCCTGTTCGAAGATGCGCCCGGCAAGGGCGTGCTGCGCAAGGGGGCCGGGCGCGCGGTGCTGCTGCAGACCCTGGCCCAGCGCCTGTACGACGCCGGTGTGGCCGGTATTCCGCGTGCACTGCTGGCCGGTACCGATGTCAGTGCCGCGCCGCAGCGCTGGGCACAGCAGCTGTTGAAGGGCTGGGCGGTGCGGGTGCCGGGCCCGCGCCCGCGCCGTATCTGGTCGACCCTGGCGCGCGCACGCCTGGCGGCTCAGGCGGCGGGCAAGCCGATCGAAGCCACGCCGGTGCGCACGCTGCTGCGCGTGTGGTGGGCCGCGCGCGGCTGA
- a CDS encoding phosphoglycolate phosphatase, with protein sequence MTAARFPRGVLFDLDGTLLDSAPDFVATCDAMLAARGRVPIDPAVLRPVVSKGSWAMVSAAFPDLDAAARDALIPEFLQRYEALIGQHAVLFDGVAGMLDALDAAGTVWGIVTNKPEYLARLIVPQQGWQQRCAVLVGGDTLAERKPHPLPLLHAAQAIGIAAAECVYVGDDERDIVAARAAGMLSVAALWGYRLAEDDPRSWQASVMIDNPEPLHLASTWPISP encoded by the coding sequence ATGACCGCTGCGCGCTTCCCGCGCGGCGTGCTGTTCGACCTGGACGGCACGCTGCTGGACAGCGCACCGGATTTCGTCGCCACCTGCGATGCGATGCTGGCGGCCCGCGGCCGCGTGCCGATCGATCCGGCGGTGCTGCGCCCGGTGGTGTCCAAGGGCTCGTGGGCAATGGTGTCGGCCGCGTTCCCGGATCTCGACGCCGCTGCCCGTGATGCGCTGATTCCCGAATTCCTGCAGCGCTATGAAGCGCTGATCGGGCAGCACGCGGTGCTGTTCGATGGCGTGGCGGGCATGCTGGACGCACTGGATGCCGCCGGCACCGTGTGGGGCATCGTCACCAACAAGCCCGAATACCTGGCGCGGCTGATCGTGCCGCAGCAGGGCTGGCAGCAGCGCTGCGCGGTGCTGGTCGGCGGCGATACGCTGGCCGAGCGCAAGCCGCACCCGCTGCCGCTGCTGCATGCCGCGCAGGCCATCGGCATCGCCGCGGCCGAGTGTGTCTATGTCGGCGACGACGAGCGCGACATCGTGGCCGCGCGCGCGGCGGGCATGCTGTCGGTGGCCGCCCTGTGGGGCTATCGCCTGGCAGAGGACGACCCGCGCAGCTGGCAGGCCAGCGTGATGATCGACAATCCCGAACCGTTGCACCTGGCCAGCACCTGGCCGATTTCGCCGTAA
- the ubiG gene encoding bifunctional 2-polyprenyl-6-hydroxyphenol methylase/3-demethylubiquinol 3-O-methyltransferase UbiG encodes MTAPHASSNFDQAELDKFAALANRWWDADGPQKPLHALNPVRLQYVADRVPLRGARVLDIGCGGGLLSEALAQAGAEVTAIDLAPELVKVARLHALESGVKVDYRVQAAEDLAAEQPGSFDVVTCMEMLEHVPDPAAIIAACKRLLKPGGHLFLSTINRTAAAFAVAIIGAEYVARLLPKGTHHYQEFIKPAELARWLRDADVQLHDVSGMAYEPWRNRARLSSRTDINYLAHATVAAQAPA; translated from the coding sequence ATGACTGCCCCCCACGCTTCCTCCAATTTCGACCAGGCCGAACTGGACAAATTCGCCGCGCTGGCCAACCGCTGGTGGGATGCTGACGGCCCGCAGAAGCCGCTGCATGCCCTGAACCCGGTGCGCCTGCAGTACGTGGCTGACCGCGTGCCGCTGCGCGGTGCGCGCGTGCTGGACATCGGCTGCGGCGGCGGCCTGCTCAGCGAAGCGCTGGCCCAGGCCGGTGCCGAGGTGACCGCCATCGACCTGGCTCCGGAACTGGTCAAGGTGGCGCGGCTGCACGCGCTGGAAAGTGGCGTGAAGGTGGACTACCGCGTGCAGGCGGCCGAGGACCTGGCCGCCGAGCAGCCGGGCAGCTTCGATGTGGTCACCTGCATGGAAATGCTGGAGCACGTGCCCGATCCGGCGGCGATCATCGCGGCCTGCAAACGCCTGCTCAAGCCCGGCGGGCACCTGTTCCTGTCCACGATCAACCGCACGGCCGCGGCCTTCGCGGTGGCGATCATCGGTGCCGAGTACGTGGCGCGGCTGCTGCCCAAGGGCACCCACCACTACCAGGAATTCATCAAGCCGGCCGAACTGGCGCGCTGGCTGCGCGATGCCGACGTGCAGCTGCACGACGTCAGCGGCATGGCCTACGAGCCGTGGCGCAACCGTGCGCGCCTGAGCAGCCGTACCGACATCAACTACCTGGCCCACGCCACCGTCGCCGCGCAGGCACCGGCATGA
- a CDS encoding TRZ/ATZ family hydrolase produces MSDSPHLPEACDLLIEAGYVVPIEPHAVVLEDHAVAVRGSQIVAILPRAEARARFRASQVVSRPEAALMPGLVNAHTHNPMTLLRGVADDLPLMTWLQQHIWPVEAAVIGPEFVADGTTLAIAEMLRGGTTCANENYFFGDVQAAVYKKHGFRALVGAVIIDFPTAWARTDDEYFAKAGELHDQWRTDPLIGTAFAPHAPYTVNDANFERVRMLSDQLDMQVHLHTHETAQEISDSIKLHGQRPLARLDRLGLVNDRLIAVHMTQLTDAEIHLCAERGVSVVHCPESNLKLASGFCPACALQRAGVNLAIGTDGCASNNDLDMFSENRTAAILAKAVADDATALDAATTLRAATLGGARALGFGERIGSIEVGKQADLVCVDLSALETQPLHNVLSQLVYATGRQQVSDVWIAGQPKLVRRELVGMDLPGMVANARQWRERIRHIRA; encoded by the coding sequence ATGAGCGATAGCCCGCACCTCCCCGAAGCCTGCGACCTGCTCATCGAAGCCGGTTATGTCGTTCCGATCGAGCCGCATGCGGTGGTGCTGGAAGACCATGCCGTTGCCGTGCGTGGCAGCCAGATCGTCGCCATCCTGCCGCGCGCCGAGGCCCGCGCGCGTTTCCGCGCCAGCCAGGTGGTCAGCCGTCCCGAAGCGGCGCTGATGCCGGGCCTGGTCAATGCGCACACGCACAACCCGATGACCCTGCTGCGCGGCGTCGCCGACGACCTGCCGCTGATGACGTGGCTGCAGCAGCACATCTGGCCGGTGGAAGCGGCGGTGATCGGCCCCGAGTTCGTCGCCGACGGCACCACCCTGGCCATCGCCGAGATGCTGCGCGGCGGCACCACCTGCGCCAACGAGAACTACTTCTTCGGCGACGTGCAGGCCGCGGTCTACAAGAAGCACGGTTTCCGCGCGCTGGTCGGCGCGGTCATCATCGATTTCCCCACCGCCTGGGCCAGGACCGACGACGAGTACTTCGCCAAGGCCGGTGAACTGCACGACCAGTGGCGCACCGACCCGCTGATCGGCACCGCGTTCGCGCCGCATGCGCCGTACACGGTCAACGACGCCAATTTCGAGCGCGTGCGCATGCTGTCCGACCAGCTGGACATGCAGGTGCATCTGCACACCCACGAGACCGCGCAGGAAATCAGCGATTCGATCAAGCTGCACGGCCAGCGCCCGCTGGCGCGGCTGGATCGCCTGGGCCTGGTCAACGACCGCCTGATCGCGGTGCACATGACCCAGCTGACCGACGCCGAAATCCACCTCTGCGCCGAGCGTGGCGTCAGCGTGGTGCACTGCCCGGAATCGAACCTGAAGCTGGCCTCCGGCTTCTGCCCGGCGTGCGCCCTGCAGCGTGCCGGTGTGAACCTGGCCATCGGCACCGACGGCTGTGCCAGCAACAACGACCTGGACATGTTCAGCGAGAACCGCACCGCGGCGATCCTGGCCAAGGCCGTGGCCGATGACGCGACCGCGCTGGATGCGGCCACCACGCTGCGTGCGGCCACGCTGGGCGGTGCCCGCGCGCTGGGCTTCGGCGAGCGCATCGGCTCGATCGAGGTCGGCAAGCAGGCCGACCTGGTCTGCGTGGACCTGTCCGCGCTGGAAACCCAGCCGCTGCACAACGTGCTGTCGCAGCTGGTGTACGCCACCGGCCGCCAGCAGGTGAGCGATGTCTGGATCGCCGGCCAGCCCAAGCTGGTGCGGCGTGAACTGGTGGGCATGGACCTGCCGGGCATGGTCGCCAATGCGCGCCAGTGGCGCGAGCGCATCCGTCACATCCGCGCCTGA
- the efp gene encoding elongation factor P gives MASYGMNDVKNGMKILVNNQPAVIIDTEYVKPGKGQAFTRVKYRLIKDGRTQEVTMKSTDSLDAADVVDTDMNFMYSDGEYWHFMDPESFEQVQATKAGMGGAEKWLKGEESCVVTLWNGEPIFVQPPNFVELKITETDPGVRGDTSGGGGKPATLETGAVVRVPLFVNQDEIIKVDTRSGEYSARVK, from the coding sequence ATGGCCAGCTACGGCATGAACGACGTCAAGAACGGGATGAAGATCCTGGTCAACAACCAACCGGCCGTCATCATCGACACCGAATACGTCAAGCCGGGCAAGGGCCAGGCCTTCACCCGCGTGAAGTACCGCCTGATCAAGGACGGCCGTACCCAGGAAGTGACCATGAAGTCGACCGACTCGCTGGATGCGGCCGACGTCGTCGATACCGACATGAACTTCATGTACAGCGACGGCGAGTACTGGCACTTCATGGACCCGGAATCCTTCGAGCAGGTCCAGGCCACCAAGGCCGGCATGGGCGGCGCGGAAAAGTGGCTGAAGGGTGAAGAGTCCTGCGTGGTCACCCTGTGGAACGGCGAGCCGATCTTCGTGCAGCCGCCGAACTTCGTCGAACTGAAGATCACCGAAACCGATCCGGGCGTCCGTGGTGACACCTCCGGCGGCGGCGGCAAGCCGGCCACCCTGGAAACCGGCGCGGTCGTCCGCGTGCCGCTGTTCGTCAACCAGGATGAAATCATCAAGGTCGACACCCGTTCGGGCGAATACTCCGCACGCGTCAAGTAA
- the epmB gene encoding EF-P beta-lysylation protein EpmB: protein MITAGPLSMQLSAFPRPPSPGAPMRWQQLWRQAIRDPQVLLDRLGLEAATLGVSQAALAQFALRVPEGFVARMRAGDPADPLLRQVLPINDEMQAVPGFSFDAVGDGAAKKATGVIQKYRGRALLVATGSCAINCRYCFRRHFDYGAENAAKGGWQEAVAAIAADPDIDEVILSGGDPLSLATHKLAELTDALRRIPHLRRLRLHTRLPIVLPERVDDELLAWLHGLPWPLAIVVHANHANEFDTGVDAAMARLRGTGAQLLNQAVLLRGVNDSIEALQALSERSFAAGVLPYYLHQLDRVEGVAHFEVDDARAKALIAGLTARLSGYLVPKLVRELPGDPSKRPV, encoded by the coding sequence ATGATAACCGCAGGCCCCCTCTCCATGCAGCTTTCCGCCTTCCCACGGCCCCCGTCGCCAGGCGCCCCCATGCGCTGGCAACAGCTCTGGCGGCAGGCCATCCGCGATCCGCAGGTGCTGCTGGACCGGCTGGGCCTGGAGGCGGCCACGCTCGGGGTGTCGCAGGCAGCCCTGGCGCAGTTCGCGCTGCGCGTGCCGGAAGGTTTCGTGGCGCGGATGCGGGCGGGCGACCCGGCCGACCCGCTGCTGCGGCAGGTCCTGCCGATCAACGACGAGATGCAGGCCGTGCCCGGGTTCAGCTTCGATGCAGTCGGCGACGGCGCGGCGAAGAAGGCCACCGGGGTCATCCAGAAATACCGCGGGCGGGCGCTGCTGGTCGCCACCGGCAGCTGCGCGATCAACTGCCGCTACTGCTTCCGCCGCCATTTCGACTACGGCGCGGAAAATGCGGCCAAGGGCGGCTGGCAGGAGGCGGTGGCCGCCATCGCGGCGGATCCGGACATCGACGAGGTGATCCTGTCCGGCGGCGATCCGCTGTCACTGGCCACGCACAAGCTGGCCGAACTGACCGACGCGCTGCGCCGCATCCCGCACCTGCGCCGGCTGCGCCTCCATACCCGCCTGCCCATCGTCCTGCCCGAGCGCGTGGACGACGAACTGCTGGCCTGGCTGCACGGGCTGCCCTGGCCCCTGGCGATCGTGGTCCACGCCAACCATGCCAACGAGTTCGATACCGGCGTGGACGCGGCGATGGCGCGCCTGCGCGGCACCGGTGCGCAGCTGCTGAACCAGGCGGTGCTGCTGCGCGGCGTCAACGACAGCATCGAGGCGCTGCAGGCCCTGAGCGAGCGCAGTTTCGCCGCCGGCGTGCTGCCCTACTACCTGCACCAGCTGGACCGGGTGGAGGGCGTAGCCCACTTCGAAGTGGACGATGCCCGCGCCAAGGCCCTGATCGCTGGGCTGACCGCCCGCCTGTCCGGTTACCTGGTGCCCAAGCTGGTACGCGAGCTGCCCGGCGACCCGAGCAAGCGTCCGGTGTAA
- a CDS encoding GGDEF domain-containing phosphodiesterase: MKWLGAGMQARFLLAMGGAMVVVVAILAVLLGRQAAMQQEVRSLSGGVIHELFDRSVRSRGEALARELSDALANPLYYNDLEQVGALARNTARQQVVRYVLVFDARGRLVHDGSLVVAGFGKPMSDPLAANAVAARALLVQQSPKVLDNTMPIMIGNQRVGGVRVGMALDDVQAMEEAASQTLDARLQQVGSRHLGWLLLMLGLLVVIGVVVTLYVQRTLVAPIRDLAVAARQIEAGDYSAPLRESRRDDEVGELVRGFARMRDSIARHDREVRRMAYTDALTGLTNRLAFREALDHRLMAARAANRRLGLLFADIDDFKRVNDTLGHEAGDEALLQFAQRISAAVAEAGGDEALLARFGGDEFVILVGDGDVAATARVLAEVLVRELGKPLVVQGRELFLGSSIGLTLFPDDAADATTLLKNGDIAMYQAKMAGKNCYRYYSKAMDHAVERRVHMEQELRGAWERGELRLAFQPIFRTRDRRLVGVEVLLRWQHPTLGTIPPSVFIEVAEQSGLIEVIGPKVLRAACMEAAQWPRGVAGDELFVSVNVSPRQLRGGELPALVAQCLAESGLPASRLHLELTETAVIGDEMVAAQLLDKLHRTGVKVWLDDFGTGFSGLSHLRQVPVDGVKIDKSFVADMQRDPDDLALTTAIIAMAHALGITVVAEGIEQQAQFELLAQRGCDLGQGYWLSHPVNATDVVRMIESGA; the protein is encoded by the coding sequence ATGAAGTGGCTCGGGGCAGGTATGCAGGCACGGTTCCTGCTGGCCATGGGCGGTGCCATGGTCGTGGTGGTGGCGATCCTGGCCGTGCTGCTCGGCCGCCAGGCCGCGATGCAGCAGGAGGTGCGCAGCCTCAGCGGCGGGGTGATCCACGAGCTGTTCGACCGCAGCGTGCGCAGCCGGGGGGAAGCCCTGGCGCGCGAGCTGTCCGATGCCCTGGCCAACCCGTTGTACTACAACGACCTGGAACAGGTGGGCGCGCTGGCGCGCAACACCGCCCGCCAGCAGGTGGTGCGCTATGTGCTGGTGTTCGATGCCCGCGGCCGCCTGGTGCATGACGGTTCGCTGGTGGTGGCCGGGTTCGGCAAGCCGATGAGCGACCCGCTGGCGGCCAACGCGGTGGCGGCGCGTGCATTGCTGGTGCAGCAATCGCCGAAGGTGCTGGATAACACGATGCCGATCATGATCGGCAACCAGCGCGTGGGCGGCGTACGCGTGGGCATGGCGCTGGATGATGTGCAGGCCATGGAGGAGGCCGCCAGCCAGACGCTGGATGCGCGCCTGCAGCAGGTCGGCAGCCGGCACCTGGGCTGGCTGCTGCTGATGCTGGGGTTGCTGGTGGTCATCGGCGTGGTGGTCACCCTGTACGTGCAACGCACGCTGGTGGCGCCGATCCGCGACCTGGCGGTGGCGGCACGGCAGATCGAAGCCGGTGACTACAGCGCGCCGCTGCGCGAGAGCCGCCGTGACGATGAGGTCGGTGAACTGGTGCGTGGCTTTGCCCGCATGCGCGATTCGATCGCCCGGCATGACCGTGAAGTGCGGCGCATGGCCTATACCGATGCGCTGACCGGGCTGACCAACCGCCTGGCCTTCCGCGAGGCGCTGGACCACCGGCTGATGGCGGCCCGTGCCGCCAACCGCCGGCTGGGCCTGCTGTTTGCCGATATCGATGACTTCAAGCGGGTCAACGACACCCTGGGCCATGAAGCCGGTGACGAGGCGCTGCTGCAGTTCGCCCAGCGGATCAGCGCGGCGGTGGCCGAGGCCGGGGGCGACGAGGCGTTGCTGGCCCGCTTCGGTGGCGATGAATTCGTGATCCTGGTGGGGGATGGGGATGTTGCCGCCACGGCGCGGGTGCTGGCCGAGGTGCTGGTGCGCGAGCTGGGCAAGCCGCTGGTGGTGCAGGGACGGGAACTGTTCCTGGGGTCGTCCATCGGCCTGACCCTGTTCCCCGATGATGCCGCCGATGCCACCACGCTGCTGAAGAACGGCGACATCGCCATGTACCAGGCCAAGATGGCTGGCAAGAACTGCTACCGCTACTACAGCAAGGCCATGGACCATGCGGTGGAGCGTCGCGTGCACATGGAACAGGAACTGCGCGGGGCCTGGGAGCGGGGTGAGCTGCGGCTGGCCTTCCAGCCGATCTTCCGCACCCGCGACCGGCGCCTGGTCGGGGTGGAAGTGCTGCTGCGCTGGCAGCACCCCACGCTGGGCACGATTCCACCGTCGGTGTTCATCGAAGTGGCCGAACAGAGCGGGCTGATCGAAGTGATCGGCCCCAAGGTGCTGCGCGCGGCCTGCATGGAAGCGGCGCAGTGGCCCCGGGGCGTGGCTGGCGATGAGCTGTTCGTATCGGTCAACGTATCGCCGCGCCAGCTGCGCGGTGGCGAGCTGCCGGCGCTGGTGGCGCAGTGCCTGGCCGAATCGGGCCTGCCGGCCTCGCGCCTGCACCTGGAACTGACCGAAACGGCGGTGATCGGCGATGAGATGGTCGCCGCGCAGCTGCTGGACAAGCTGCACCGCACCGGGGTGAAGGTGTGGCTGGACGACTTCGGCACGGGTTTCTCCGGGCTGAGCCACCTGCGCCAGGTGCCGGTGGACGGCGTGAAGATCGACAAGAGCTTCGTGGCCGACATGCAGCGCGACCCGGACGATCTGGCGCTGACCACGGCGATCATCGCGATGGCCCATGCGCTGGGCATCACCGTGGTGGCCGAGGGCATCGAACAGCAGGCGCAGTTCGAGCTGTTGGCCCAGCGTGGCTGCGACCTGGGCCAGGGCTACTGGCTCAGCCATCCGGTCAACGCTACCGACGTGGTACGGATGATCGAATCAGGCGCGTGA
- a CDS encoding phosphate/phosphite/phosphonate ABC transporter substrate-binding protein codes for MMVVTGLRRALQWGLLGLAMVLSVATAWAQPNRVLVLGRISDDPQAHYAQLQPLLDYVVARMHDVGIREGRILMARDPQQMASYLRRGRVDWVTETAGAAVSLGQRSGARPLLLTERSGVREYHTVFFVRRDSPVQRLEDLRGRRLALQNPASTSAYLVPAMTLLDHGLQPQILLDANDEPGSTAVGYVFARSELNIATFVQKGLVDAGAVSSVDWDDERRVPAAFKQDLRVLARTAPYPRAVEVVRADLDARVRDRLQDVLLQAASDPQAQVPLQRFFGTSGFHRVDAQARQRLEELKLGLTRVRMEVE; via the coding sequence ATGATGGTGGTGACGGGGCTGCGAAGGGCACTGCAGTGGGGACTGCTCGGCCTTGCCATGGTGCTGTCGGTGGCAACGGCGTGGGCGCAACCCAACCGTGTCCTGGTGCTGGGCCGCATCAGCGACGACCCGCAGGCGCACTACGCGCAGCTGCAGCCGTTGCTGGACTATGTGGTCGCCCGCATGCATGACGTTGGCATCCGCGAGGGGCGCATCCTGATGGCGCGTGACCCGCAGCAGATGGCCAGCTACCTGCGCCGGGGCCGGGTGGACTGGGTCACGGAAACGGCCGGTGCGGCCGTCTCGCTGGGCCAGCGCAGCGGCGCCCGCCCCCTGCTGCTGACCGAGCGCAGCGGGGTGCGTGAGTACCACACGGTGTTCTTCGTGCGGCGGGACAGCCCGGTCCAGCGCCTGGAAGACCTGCGGGGGCGCCGCCTGGCCCTGCAGAATCCTGCTTCCACCAGTGCCTACCTGGTGCCCGCCATGACCCTGCTTGACCATGGCCTGCAACCGCAGATCCTGCTTGATGCCAATGATGAGCCCGGCAGCACGGCGGTGGGCTATGTGTTCGCCCGCAGCGAATTGAACATCGCCACCTTCGTGCAGAAGGGGCTGGTCGATGCCGGGGCGGTCAGCAGCGTGGACTGGGACGACGAGCGGCGGGTGCCGGCGGCGTTCAAGCAGGACCTGCGCGTGCTGGCACGCACGGCGCCCTATCCGCGGGCGGTGGAAGTGGTACGCGCCGACCTGGATGCCAGGGTTCGCGACCGCCTGCAGGACGTGCTGCTGCAGGCGGCCAGCGACCCGCAGGCACAGGTGCCGTTGCAGCGGTTTTTTGGTACTTCCGGCTTCCACCGCGTCGATGCCCAGGCACGCCAGCGGCTGGAGGAACTCAAACTAGGACTCACGCGCGTGCGGATGGAAGTGGAATGA